The genomic region AAAGATCCCGGCAATAAAGGGCTGCATAAGGCATAAATATGAAAATTGCTGTATTAAGCGGAAAAGGAGGGACGGGGAAAACCACGGTTTCCAATAACCTGGCAGCACTCCTCCCTGACGCAACTTTAATTGATTGTGATGTAGAAGAACCCAACAGTCATATTTTTATGAATCCTGAAATAAATCTGGAAGAAGATGTACAAGTCTGTTTTCCGGTAATAAATGAGGAAAACTGTATTCATTGCAGGAAATGTGCAACTTTCTGCAACTACAATGCCATCATAGCCAGCAGCAATATGACCTTGCCCATGAAAGAGATTTGTCATGATTGCGGCGGTTGTGCCCTGGTCTGTGAATATGATGCCATAAATTATGAATATCGAAGGATTGGTAAGATCTTCAGCGGGAACAGCCGATTCTCGACAAAACTTGTTTACGGTTCATTAAAGACCGGTGAGTTGTCGGGGGTGAAAATCATCAATCGTCTCAAAGAGATTACAAAAGATGATCCACTGGTCATATTAGACTCCCCTCCAGGAACATCATGCTCGACTGTAGCGACTCTTGAAGGCTGCGATTATGCCTTGATTGTGACCGAACCTACCCCCTTTGGGGTCAGTGACATGAAGATGGTTGTCGAAATGCTTAAAGAGATGAAGATTCCCTTTGCTGTTGTGATAAATAAAGCAGGACTGGGGGACAATGAAGTATTCGAATATTGTCGATCTGAAAACCTGAAAATTATGGGAGAGTTCCCCTTTGATCAAAATATCGCGCAAGCCTATGCCGTTGGAAAACTGGCAAT from Oceanispirochaeta sp. harbors:
- a CDS encoding ATP-binding protein: MKIAVLSGKGGTGKTTVSNNLAALLPDATLIDCDVEEPNSHIFMNPEINLEEDVQVCFPVINEENCIHCRKCATFCNYNAIIASSNMTLPMKEICHDCGGCALVCEYDAINYEYRRIGKIFSGNSRFSTKLVYGSLKTGELSGVKIINRLKEITKDDPLVILDSPPGTSCSTVATLEGCDYALIVTEPTPFGVSDMKMVVEMLKEMKIPFAVVINKAGLGDNEVFEYCRSENLKIMGEFPFDQNIAQAYAVGKLAIEVNSEIRNSYYALWERIQNKVEALYGNK